The nucleotide window GATAAGAGCTGGGCCGACGGCAGGGGCGCCTCGCCCGCGGACCGCCGCCATCTCGATGACGTTGGCTTCCTGGTCACCCTGGTGGCCAAGCTGCGCAACGAATTCGATATTCCTGCCGGGCATGTGTTCGCTACCGGGATGTCCAACGGGGGGTTTATGTCCAACCGCCTGGCATGCGACCGTGCGGATGTTTTCGCCGCCATTGCGCCGATTGCCGGCACGCTGGGGGTGGGGGTGGCCTGCAATCCGTCACAGCCGGTGTCGGTTCTGGAAGCGCATGGGACCGCCGATCGGGTGGTTCCGTTCAACGGTGGAGACGTGCGCGGTCGCGGCGGGCTCAGCCACGCCATCTCGGCGCTCAGCATGGTCGATCGCTGGCGAACCGTCGATGCCTGCCAAGGTGATCCGGTCGTCGAGCAACTTCCCGACCTACGCGACGGCACCCTGGTGCGCCGTTACGACTACTGGGCGTGTGCTGCGGGCACCGAAGTGGTCTTCTATCGGATCGAGAACGGCGGACACACCTGGCCCGGCGCTAAGCAATATCTACCCAAGCCGGTCATCGGCGCTACTACCCGCGCCCTTGCCGGTTCGGCGGTTATCGCGCAGTTCTTCGCAACGCACGGCCGAAACGGGTAGGTCGTCTCAGCGTTGGCACTCCGGGCACCAGAACCGTACCCGCTCGCCGGCGCCGTCATATTCGATGCGCGTTCCGCACCGGCGGCAGCCCTGGCCGGCTCGGCCATACACCCACAGCTGCCGACCGGCCCGGGTGTCGCCGGTGGTGCAGCGGTTCCAGCGGGAGCGGTTGGCCCACAGCATGTCCCGGGCGCGGGTGACCAGGCGGTGCGGGTCGCCGAGGGCGCGGACCGGAGTGCTGGGCAGATATCCGCTAACGAAACATAATTCGTTGCAGTAGACGTTGCCGACCCCAGCCAGCACCCGCTGATCGAGTAGTACCTCGGCGATCTTGCGGTTCGGATCGATGGTGAGGTTGGCGGTGGCGACCTGGGGGTCCCAATCCTCGCCCAGCAAATCCGGGCCCAAATGCGCGACGACGGCGTCGTCGGTGTCTCGGTCAAGAATCTCCAACACGCCCAGGTCCACGCCGACAGCCCGAATAGCACCGGCTTCCAGGATGATTCGAGCTCGGTGATCCACCCGCACGGCCCGCTGTGCGACCCGCCAGCTGCCATCCATCTTCAAATGGGAGTGAATGCTGACCGCGCCGATTCTGATAAACAGATGCTTGCCCCGGCTGAACACCTCATCCGTTACCTGCCCGGCGAGGTCTACGGTGGCAAACCTGGGCACACGGATATCGCAGCGAGTCAGCGTGCGGCCGGCAAGGTGTCGGTGCAGCACGGCCGCCGTGTGCCATACGGTGTCACCCTCGGGCATGGCTCACCGCAATCGCAAACCGCGTGGTGTGCGTGCGAAGCCGGCGTCGGCCAGCGCGTCTGTGACCGGGCCGGGCACGCCGGACTGCAGAACCGGAACACCGTCAACGCGTTCGACCAAGATTGACCCCACCCGTCGGTTGGCGACCAGATCGGCCAACGCGACGGCGGCCGCATGGCAGGCGGCCGGGTCGGCGGTGAAGGTCAGCAGGGTGCGTCCGCCGCGTTCTAGGAACCAGGCCAGGTCACCATCGACCAACACCACCAGTGCGCCGGCCTTGCGGCCCGGCCGGGCCCCGCCGTCGCTCCCAGCCGTGGGCCAAGGTAGCGCCGCCCCGTAGGGATTGGCCGGGTCGGCGGCGGCCAGTACGACTGCCCGGTACTGCGGCCGTTCCGGGTCGATGCCGTCGAGGTAGCGACGCAGCCGGTCGACGGTGGACGCGACGGCGAACTGGGCCCCTCCCAACGATTCGACGAAGTAGCCACGCTGGCAGCGGCCCGCGTCCTCGTAGGCGCTCAAGACCTTGTACAGGACGGCGAAACCGCCGGGCACGCCCTCGGCCGCGACCGCTCCTTTGGTCAACACTCCGTGGCGATTCAGCAGTAGCTCGGCCTGGTAGTGGGACCGAAGTGTGGAGTCCGGCTCGGGAGGCGGAAGCGCCGACCACCGGCCCGCCACCGTCGGGTCGACGGTGCGCGACTGCGCGTGCGCGACGGTGTATCGGCTCAGGCGTGGCGGGCGATGCGCCCGGTGAGCAGGAGCGGACCGCTTGCGGAACTTCGAGCCGCCGCCGAGCAACGCCCGCACCGGGGCGAAGGTGTCGCCGGTGACCCAGCCCGCCCAGATCAGTTCCCACAGGGCGGCTTTGAGCGTCGCGTCGTCGGACCCGTCTCCGGTAAGCTGACGAAAGAAATACGCACCGCCGCCGGCCAGGGTGTCCAGAATCGCC belongs to Mycobacterium basiliense and includes:
- a CDS encoding alpha/beta hydrolase family esterase gives rise to the protein MPGARWLVLFTVMVCLVGCGEHQVSAARSRDQPGTLQFGGLKRTYIVHVPPGVPAGLVLSLHGGGSSGAGQQGLTGFDTAADANNLLVVYPDGFDKSWADGRGASPADRRHLDDVGFLVTLVAKLRNEFDIPAGHVFATGMSNGGFMSNRLACDRADVFAAIAPIAGTLGVGVACNPSQPVSVLEAHGTADRVVPFNGGDVRGRGGLSHAISALSMVDRWRTVDACQGDPVVEQLPDLRDGTLVRRYDYWACAAGTEVVFYRIENGGHTWPGAKQYLPKPVIGATTRALAGSAVIAQFFATHGRNG
- the nei2 gene encoding endonuclease VIII Nei2, encoding MPEGDTVWHTAAVLHRHLAGRTLTRCDIRVPRFATVDLAGQVTDEVFSRGKHLFIRIGAVSIHSHLKMDGSWRVAQRAVRVDHRARIILEAGAIRAVGVDLGVLEILDRDTDDAVVAHLGPDLLGEDWDPQVATANLTIDPNRKIAEVLLDQRVLAGVGNVYCNELCFVSGYLPSTPVRALGDPHRLVTRARDMLWANRSRWNRCTTGDTRAGRQLWVYGRAGQGCRRCGTRIEYDGAGERVRFWCPECQR